In Schizosaccharomyces osmophilus chromosome 2, complete sequence, the following proteins share a genomic window:
- the mix17 gene encoding mitochondrial CHCH domain protein Mix17 produces the protein MPRRRTAAAPASSQRRTPGSSRPASTMAAPRSMASAPPARPAAGPGQHGGQQPAAPAAAPPTAVPSSGGGTGFFGNMMSTAAGVGIGSAIGHTMGNMLTGAFGGGSSSAPAAEETNAASAAPQAETGFGSTSGFSDANAEESKRACNGEAKTFAECMNQHGFDHCSYYLEQLKACQSLWSPSV, from the coding sequence ATGCCTCGTAGACGTACAGCAGCAGCCCCGGCCTCTAGTCAACGCCGCACGCCTGGTTCATCAAGACCAGCATCGACGATGGCGGCACCTCGTAGCATGGCATCTGCACCACCAGCACGTCCAGCAGCGGGACCTGGTCAACATGGAGGACAACAACCAGCAGCACCAGCGGCGGCTCCCCCTACGGCGGTGCCCTCATCGGGTGGCGGCACAGGCTTTTTCGGCAACATGATGAGTACAGCAGCTGGTGTGGGTATTGGTAGTGCGATTGGACATACGATGGGAAATATGCTTACAGGCGCGTTTGGTGGTGGCAGCAGTTCAGCACCAGCAGCTGAAGAAACCAATGCAGCATCAGCAGCACCTCAAGCCGAAACAGGATTTGGATCTACATCAGGATTTTCCGATGCCAATGCAGAAGAGTCGAAGCGTGCTTGTAATGGAGAAGCCAAGACGTTTGCAGAATGTATGAACCAACATGGATTTGATCACTGTTCTTATTATTTGGAGCAATTAAAGGCTTGTCAATCACTTTGGTCTCCTTCTGTATAA
- the meu43 gene encoding Schizosaccharomyces specific protein Meu43 — protein MIREATHVNVKLEHEGHLRGLLRRRNSMKRPMIQLKCDPGTLKQKPVEEYTTQTVKQMRSELNNMLRTITDAITQQLTLNRQVHLDGVNQLQKTLLSVLRPFEQIDLLQLNMIAVNYSLINIYSSCEDMYSFLMVYYSTITLYERVEIFLRKGLELVDQLYDLLYFQTTLQFTMARVPLSSNGLHNLNLLVSTLQKQAISLSSTATALIPLQEELEQVNYYHKCWQRAHTVLTIFAEPHRLPKNVRSEIASWFQNMPNCYPKQLILLRLCL, from the coding sequence ATGATTCGTGAAGCTACACATGTCAATGTAAAACTGGAACACGAAGGTCATTTGCGAGGTTTGTTGAGGAGGCGAAATTCTATGAAACGACCCATGATTCAACTTAAATGTGACCCTGGAactttgaaacaaaaaccagTGGAAGAGTATACAACTCAAACTGTCAAACAGATGCGTAGCGAATTAAACAACATGTTAAGAACAATTACAGATGCAATTACTCAACAGTTAACTTTGAACCGACAAGTCCACTTGGATGGAGTCAATCAATTGCAGAAAACCCTTCTTTCCGTACTGAGGCCATTCGAACAAATAGACCTACTGCAATTAAATATGATCGCGGTAAACTACTCCTTGATAAATATTTACTCTTCTTGCGAGGATAtgtattcatttttaatgGTGTATTATTCTACGATTACATTGTACGAAAGGGTGGAAATTTTTCTGAGAAAAGGCCTGGAACTAGTTGATCAACTGTACGATCTTCTGTACTTTCAAACAACATTGCAATTTACGATGGCTCGTGTACCCCTATCAAGCAATGGTCTTCATAATTTGAACCTTCTAGTTTCTACACTTCAGAAACAAGCCATTAGTTTGAGTTCCACGGCGACAGCATTAATTCCTTTACAAGAAGAGCTTGAACAAGTTAATTATTACCACAAATGCTGGCAACGAGCACACACCGTCCTTACCATTTTTGCAGAGCCTCATCGTCTGCCAAAAAATGTTCGCAGTGAAATTGCTTCGTGGTTTCAAAATATGCCCAACTGCTATCCTAAGCAACTTATTTTACTAAGACTGTGCCTTTGA
- the cit1 gene encoding citrate synthase Cit1 — MLILTAPRFMNNTKLASTRRLASSLFSQASLRSKLPATAAASYSTIKGGSLKDRLTELIPQKQEEIKKFRSEHGGDVVGNVTVDQMYGGARGIRSLVWEGSVLDPSEGIRFRGYSIPECQKLLPSSPNGKQPLPESLFWLLVTGEVPTLTQVQSLSAEWAARSQLPKFVEELIDRCPPSLHPMAQFSLAITALEHDSAFAKAYEHGLNKHDYWKYTYEDCMDLIAKTVPIAGRIYRNIYRDGIVAPIQVDKDHSYNFANVLGFANNKEFVELMRLYLSLHSDHEGGNVSAHSGHLVGSALSSPFLSMAASLNGLAGPLHGLANQEVLSFLNTMKEEIGDDLSDERIKSYLWDLLKSGRVVPGYGHAVLRKTDPRYTAQREFAQEYLPKDPMFQLVSRLYEVVPAVLTEHGKTKNPFPNVDSHSGILLQYYGLKEQNFYTVLFGVSRTLGVASQLIWDRALGFPIERPKSFSTEALKKLVNAK; from the coding sequence ATGCTTATCTTAACTGCCCCCCGATTTATGAACAATACAAAGTTGGCCAGTACTCGTCGACTTGcctcttctcttttctcGCAGGCCTCCTTACGCTCTAAGCTTCCTGCCACAGCTGCCGCCTCTTACTCTACCATCAAGGGAGGTTCTCTCAAAGACCGCCTCACTGAGCTTATCCCCCAAaagcaagaagaaattaaaaagtttCGTTCTGAACATGGCGGAGATGTTGTAGGTAACGTCACCGTCGATCAAATGTACGGTGGTGCCCGTGGTATTCGCTCCTTGGTTTGGGAAGGCTCCGTCCTCGATCCTAGCGAAGGTATTCGTTTCCGTGGATACAGCATCCCCGAATGCCAAAAGCTTTTGCCCTCTTCTCCCAACGGAAAGCAACCCCTTCCTGaatctcttttttggcTTCTCGTCACCGGTGAGGTCCCCACCCTTACCCAGGTTCAATCTTTATCTGCTGAATGGGCTGCCCGCTCTCAGCTCCCTAAATTCGTAGAGGAACTCATCGACCGTTGCCCTCCTTCTCTTCATCCCATGGCTCAATTCTCCCTTGCCATCACTGCTCTCGAGCATGACTCTGCCTTTGCCAAGGCTTATGAGCATGGTCTCAACAAGCATGACTACTGGAAATACACCTATGAAGACTGCATGGATCTTATCGCCAAGACTGTTCCCATTGCTGGCCGTATCTACCGCAACATTTACCGTGACGGTATTGTTGCCCCCATCCAAGTTGACAAGGACCATTCTTACAACTTTGCCAATGTCTTGGGCTTCGCTAACAACAAGGAATTCGTTGAGCTCATGCGTCTTTACTTGTCCCTCCATTCTGATCATGAGGGTGGTAATGTCTCTGCTCACTCTGGCCATCTCGTCGGTTCTGCCCTTTCTTCCCCTTTCCTCTCTATGGCTGCTTCTCTGAACGGTCTTGCCGGTCCCCTCCACGGCCTCGCCAACCAAGAGGTTTTGAGCTTCTTGAACACTATGAAGGAGGAAATTGGTGATGACTTGTCTGATGAGCGTATCAAGAGCTACTTGTGGGATCTTTTGAAGTCCGGTCGTGTTGTCCCTGGTTATGGACACGCTGTTCTCCGCAAAACCGATCCTCGTTACACTGCTCAACGTGAGTTTGCTCAAGAATATCTCCCCAAGGATCCCATGTTCCAGCTTGTGAGCCGTCTTTACGAAGTCGTTCCCGCTGTCTTGACCGAACACGGAAAGACCAAGAACCCCTTCCCTAACGTCGATTCTCACTCTGgtattcttcttcaatactACGGCTTGAAAGAGCAAAACTTCTACactgttttgtttggtGTTTCTCGTACCTTGGGTGTTGCTTCTCAATTGATCTGGGATCGCGCTCTTGGTTTCCCCATTGAACGCCCTAAGTCCTTCTCTACTgaagctttaaaaaagcttgTTAATGCTAAGTAA